A window of Pectinophora gossypiella chromosome 12, ilPecGoss1.1, whole genome shotgun sequence contains these coding sequences:
- the LOC126371313 gene encoding uncharacterized protein LOC126371313, which yields MQWSALCVLVLAAGCGGAKQTDSGISQFWTDDYKVFDQIYGKTSDKDIYGATLPPSVSQGVVKLKEEASDKKERFVENRPEYDLDHVDPYSYGNRFPSVITSNTLKKLVNKKPIKTSSKFIPLDFKPSIISQETDPETYNYLKHLELLQKQKGQLTNVGGFKPYLTYSGPNPEDTEGFKSIQDILEAHEANKGRNKENDDVDDQVKYLTYGGSKGRSQSKKTKPRPPASKGKPVCVSGRCRKRATNTYRGRTYLTRPILRKIKHKIISY from the exons ATGCAGTGGTCGGCATTGTGCGTGTTGGTGTTGGCAGCTGGCTGCGGCGGAGCGAAGCAGACGGACTCAG GAATCTCTCAGTTCTGGACGGACGATTACAAGGTGTTCGACCAAATATACGGGAAGACATCGGACAAGGACATCTACGGAGCGACTCTTCCGCCCAGCGTCAGCCAGGGAGTCGTCAAGCTGAAGGAAGAGGCTTCGGACAAGAAGGAACGGTTCGTGGAGAACCGTCCCGAGTACGACCTCGATCACGTCGACCCTTACAGCTACGGCAATCGCTTCCCTTCCGTCATCACCAGCAACACCTTAAAGAAGCTCGTCAACAAGAAACCAATCAAAACCTCTTCCAAGTTCATACCTTTAGACTTCAAGCCAAGCATAATAAGTCAAGAAACTGATCCTGAGACGTACAACTATTTGAAACATTTAGAGTTACTTCAAAAGCAAAAGGGACAATTAACCAATGTTGGAGGCTTCAAGCCATATCTGACTTATTCTGGTCCAAATCCTGAAGATACCGAGGGTTTCAAAAGTATTCAGGATATTTTAGAAGCTCACGAAGCAAATAAGGGTAGGAATAAGGAGAACGATGATGTCGATGATCAGGTGAAGTATCTGACTTACGGAGGATCTAAAGGGAGGAGTCAGAGTAAAAAGACAAAGCCTAGGCCTCCTGCCAGTAAAGGGAAGCCTGTGTGTGTATCAGGGAGGTGCAGGAAGAGGGCCACCAACACGTACAGAGGGAGAACATATTTGACTAGACCGATTTTGAGGAAGATCAAACACAAGATTATCAGTTATTAA
- the LOC126371343 gene encoding ataxin-2 homolog, whose product MEVDMVIILTVFTLAWLALVVAVAVLMMRVGRLRRRIDDLQQRSTVHIQKLKLDSEQQHAFHNPAISPNEELAKRGFSMYNADDVESARGAHADRQTGGEFVEELSRELDSRQQRQASINQDRTQQERVQQDRMQQERVQDRHTLPQQHNRQQTQEQQWQQVQQHQSQHPPPFLLQSIEENKRKSRNLANPVANGGRQSDTNPNFIY is encoded by the exons GAGGTAGACATGGTGATAATCCTGACGGTGTTTACCTTGGCGTGGCTGGCATTGGTGGTGGCGGTGGCGGTGTTGATGATGCGAGTCGGCCGCCTGCGCCGGCGCATCGACGACCTGCAACAGCGCTCCACCGTGCACATACA GAAGCTGAAGCTGGATTCGGAGCAGCAGCACGCGTTCCACAACCCGGCCATCTCCCCTAATGAGGAGCTGGCGAAGCGAGGGTTCTCCATGTACAATGCAGACGACGTTGAGAGTGCCCGCGGCGCGCACGCCGACCG GCAGACGGGTGGGGAGTTCGTAGAGGAGCTATCCCGTGAGCTGGACAGCAGACAGCAGCGACAGGCCAGCATCAACCAAGATCGCACGCAACAAGAACGCGTGCAGCAAGATCGCATGCAACAGGAACGCGTGCAAGACCGACACACGCTCCCGCAACAGCACAACCGACAGCAGACGCAGGAACAGCAGTGGCAGCAAGTTCAGCAACACCAGTCACAACACCCCCCTCCATTCCTGTTGCAAAGTATTGAGGAAAACAAACGAAAATCGCGAAACCTCGCCAACCCCGTCGCCAATGGTGGCAGGCAGAGTGACACCAACCCTAACTTCATCTATTGA
- the LOC126371316 gene encoding uncharacterized protein LOC126371316 produces the protein MHYTIGGNMGGESGTVDFGNAFSSDAMSDNLDAAMDADRLCPLCNSEIRLFFINFNEKILMCENTECEFPFGHEKVLLVRSDSNGESEDDELDSPPARTNVSPSGTGSTVSCSEINHINPEVDDSDSEMNVLDVNINDQQLFHYKTMYNQGLNRNIKDIREMIVEEIDEEDEPQIKNEEWLRHLKKLQELSGVKLLKTEEMDLLKKETPVMGVGELKIEIAPSNGSNISIVKVEVHHSGENIEIQAESSQPTGKDPLPV, from the exons ATGCATTATACTATCGGTGGCAACATGGGTGGTGAAAGTGGAACAGTTGATTTTGGAAAT GCTTTTTCTTCTGATGCCATGTCAGACAATTTGGATGCGGCGATGGATGCAGACAGG CTATGCCCCTTATGTAATTCTGAAATCCGGCTATTCTTTATAAACTTTAATGAGAAAATTCTCATGTGTGAAAACACTGAGTGTGAATTCCCATTTGGCCATGAGAAAGTGCTACTCGTGAGGAGCGATAGTAACGGCGAATCTGAGGACGATGAGCTCGACAGTCCACCCGCCAGGACCAACGTGTCACCATCGGGCACTGGCTCCACAGTATCATGTAGTGAAATCAACCACATCAACCCCGAAGTTGATGATAGTGATTCTGAAATGAACGTACTGGATGTAAACATCAATGATCAACAACTATTTCATTATAAGACAATGTACAATCAGGGATTAAATCGGAACATTAAAGATATTAGAGAGATGATAGTAGAAGAAATAGATGAAGAAGACGAACCACAGATTAAGAATGAGGAATGGTTAAGGCACTTGAAGAAATTACAAGAATTATCGGGAGTTAAATTACTGAAGACGGAGGAGATGGATTTGTTGAAGAAAGAAACTCCTGTGATGGGGGTTGGCGAACTGAAGATTGAGATTGCCCCCAGCAACGGTAGCAATATATCTATTGTCAAAGTGGAGGTACACCACTCCGGTGAGAACATTGAGATTCAAGCTGAATCATCACAACCAACTGGGAAGGATCCATTACCTGTTTGA